The [Pantoea] beijingensis genomic sequence AAGGCTTTGGTCGTGCGGTGAATATCACCCTCGGTCTGCCATTTATCCGTACGTCTGTCGATCATGGTACCGCGCTTGAACTCGCGGGCCAGAACACAGCCGATGCGGGAAGCTTTATCACGGCGCTTAATCTCGCCATCACCATGATCAAGAGCAGTAATGAATAATCGCGTCCACCAGGGCCATTTTGCCCGCAAACGTTTTGGACAGAACTTCCTCAACGACCAGTACATCATTGATAGCATCGTTTCCGCCATCCACCCCCAGCCCGGTGAGGCAATGGTAGAAATCGGTCCCGGCCTCGGTGCCCTGACTGAACCGGTAGGCGATCGTATTGATGCCATGACCGTCATTGAACTTGACCGCGATCTTGCGGCACGTTTGCAAACTCATCCGTTTCTCGGTCCTAAACTGACGATATTTCAGCAGGATGCGATGACCTTTAACTTTGCCGAACTGGCAGAGCAGAAAGGACAACCTTTACGCGTATTCGGTAATTTGCCTTACAATATCTCTACGCCGTTAATGTTCCACCTTTTCAGCTATACTGGTTCGATTAAAGATATGCACTTTATGCTGCAAAAAGAGGTGGTCAATCGTCTTGTTGCTGGCCCGGGCAGTAAAGCTTATGGTCGTTTAAGCGTGATGGCGCAGTATTTTTGTAAAATCATTCCGGTGCTGGAAGTGCCACCCGAATCTTTCACGCCGGCGCCAAAAGTGGATTCGGCCGTTGTCAGATTAGTCCCGCATGTAACGATGCCGTATCCGGTTAATGATATCCGAGCGTTAAGCCGCATCACCACCGAAGCTTTCGGCAAGCGCAGGAAAACACTGCGTAACAGTTTAGGCCATCTCTTTTCACTGGAAGTATTGAATGAGTTGGGCATCGACAACACGCTGCGCGCGGAAAATATCACCGTCGCACAATATTGCCAGTTAGCAAACTGGTTAACTGCGCATCCCGAGCCGCAGGAGAACTAAACGCATGATTGAATCGCCCCGAATCTGCATACAGGTACAGAGCGCCTATGTTGAGTCACAATCCGCTCCGGACGACGAACGCTACGTTTTTGCTTATACCATCACTATCCGCAATTTAGGGCGCAATCCTGTGCAGCTTCTGGGCCGCTATTGGCTGATTACCAACGGCAATGGTCGCGAAACCGAAGTTCAGGGTGAAGGCGTGATCGGCGAACAGCCGCA encodes the following:
- the rsmA gene encoding 16S rRNA (adenine(1518)-N(6)/adenine(1519)-N(6))-dimethyltransferase RsmA — translated: MNNRVHQGHFARKRFGQNFLNDQYIIDSIVSAIHPQPGEAMVEIGPGLGALTEPVGDRIDAMTVIELDRDLAARLQTHPFLGPKLTIFQQDAMTFNFAELAEQKGQPLRVFGNLPYNISTPLMFHLFSYTGSIKDMHFMLQKEVVNRLVAGPGSKAYGRLSVMAQYFCKIIPVLEVPPESFTPAPKVDSAVVRLVPHVTMPYPVNDIRALSRITTEAFGKRRKTLRNSLGHLFSLEVLNELGIDNTLRAENITVAQYCQLANWLTAHPEPQEN
- the apaG gene encoding Co2+/Mg2+ efflux protein ApaG, which produces MIESPRICIQVQSAYVESQSAPDDERYVFAYTITIRNLGRNPVQLLGRYWLITNGNGRETEVQGEGVIGEQPHIEPGSEFQYTSGAILETPMGTMQGHYVMIDRQGKTFHVDIPVFRLAIQTHIH